The following are encoded together in the Humulus lupulus chromosome 5, drHumLupu1.1, whole genome shotgun sequence genome:
- the LOC133778734 gene encoding uncharacterized protein LOC133778734 isoform X2: MGGHGGLNILPQKRWNVYNFDNREKVRKDEEAAAKEEQLKREQSRKRDTEFRIEQLRTARGLAPLIQPSESKPKETEPKETEPKESEPKSAHINLFEGIRIFDPIKGGLEKEKKGDTEKIDGFNKKLRRMIKKEEPKVVTAEDEKYRLGYGLAGKGVKLPWYLEKPSENVSGEGARDCNGFSSDEEEEGKKKGKKTLQELREERLRREKREKERERALVMEKSHRSIRDGANPRHRNFSSTSDRDRDRDRDKYNPSPKRRKFSGRV, encoded by the exons ATGGGTGGCCATGGAGGTCTGAATATTCTTCCCCAGAAACGATGGAATGTGTACAACTTCGATAACAGAGAGAAGGTCCGCAAAGATGAAGAAGCCGCCGCTAAAGAAGAGCAGCTCAAGCGCGAGCAATCTCGAAAACGCGATACCGAATTTCGTATCGAACAGCTCCGCACCGCTCGTGGCTTGGCTCCTCTCATCCAACCCAGCGAATCCAAACCCAAGGAGACCGAACCCAAGGAAACCGAACCCAAGGAATCTGAACCTAAGTCCGCTCACATTAATCTCTTTGAGGGAATCAGGATTTTTGATCCCATTAAAGGAGGGttagagaaggagaagaagggtgACACTGAAAAAATTGATGGGTTTAATAAGAAGTTGAGGAGGATGATAAAGAAAGAGGAGCCTAAGGTTGTGACTGCGGAGGATGAGAAGTACAGGTTGGGTTATGGCCTTGCTGGGAAAGGAGTAAAGTTGCCTTGGTATCTTGAGAAACCAAGTGAGAATGTGAGTGGTGAGGGAGCAAGGGACTGTAATGGGTTTtcttctgatgaagaagaagaggggaAGAAGAAGGGAAAGAAGACTTTGCAAGAGTTGAGGGAAGAACGGCTTAGAAGAGAAAAGCGGGAGAAGGAAAGAGAACGTGCTTTGGTAATGGAGAAAAGCCATAGGAGTATTAGAGATGGAGCTAATCCCAGGCATAGAAACTTCTCTTCAACCAG tGACAGAGATAGAGATAGGGACAGAGACAAATACAATCCCAGCCCCAAGCGTAGGAAGTTTTCCGGGAG GGTGTGA
- the LOC133778733 gene encoding phosphatidylinositol/phosphatidylcholine transfer protein SFH11, producing the protein MYSSKDNDSRIVITRGSDGGGSSGGGGGGESSSSSWQTSQLKTTKRTKTIHPPIENHWQLPPVKQEKKISSSSSSGGFKSMLSYPLKLGGTLKKIGRTKSLQQVLEGNHDPKDEQLVQSFREMLFLEVQLPPKHNDYHTLLRFLRMRDFNFAEAKEMFLNYLKWREEYRADAIQKEFKFEELDRVKKCYPHGFHGVDRNGRPVYIERIGMIDLNELLQVTTVERFVRYHVSEQEKTLKFRYPSCSIAAKTHVASTTSILDVQGVGLANFSKPARYIFMEIQKIDSCYYPETMHRLFIVNAGSGFRMLWKVVKAFLDARTLAKIKVLGYNYLNDLLEVIDLSYLPTFLGGNCTCSDYGGCLLSDKGPWNDPDIAEIVQAITTTDENNNGEEEEIGAASKSALARNMKIRGLETALAETKTKIEALEDLLDETKRALEGLALHIEDLRGF; encoded by the exons ATGTATAGCTCAAAGGATAATGACAGTAGAATAGTCATCACAAGAGGCAGTGACGGTGGTGGCAGCAGTGGCGGTGGCGGTGGAGGAGAATCCTCATCGAGCAGTTGGCAGACATCTCAGCTGAAAACCACAAAGAGGACTAAAACTATTCATCCACCTATTGAAAATCATTGGCAGCTGCCTCCTGTAAAGCAAGAGAaaaaaatttcttcttcttcttcttctggagGCTTCAAATCCATGTTGTCATACCCTCTCAAGCTTGGTGGAACATTGAAAAAGATTGGAAGGACTAAGAGCCTGCAACAAGTTCTTGAGGGGAACCATGATCCTAAAGATGAACAGCTTGTTCAATCTTTTCGAGAAATGCTTTTTCTTGAGGTTCAGCTTCCACCAAAACACAATGATTATCATACCCTTTTGAG ATTTCTTCGAATGAGGGACTTTAATTTTGCTGAAGCTAAAGAAATGTTCTTGAACTATCTTAAATGGAGAGAAGAGTATAGAGCTGATGCTATTCAAAAG GAGTTCAAATTTGAGGAGCTTGACAGGGTCAAGAAGTGCTATCCACATGGTTTTCATGGTGTTGATCGAAATGGGAGACCAGTATACATAGAAAGGATTGGGATGATTGATCTAAATGAACTATTACAAGTAACAACGGTTGAAAGATTTGTCAGATACCATGTGTCAGAACAAGAGAAGACATTGAAGTTCAGATACCCTTCATGTTCTATTGCAGCAAAAACTCATGTTGCTTCAACCACAAGTATTCTAGATGTGCAAGGAGTG GGATTGGCTAATTTCTCAAAGCCTGCAAGATATATCTTCATGGAAATTCAGAAGATTGATAGTTGTTACTACCCGGAG ACTATGCATCGTCTGTTTATTGTGAATGCTGGTTCTGGGTTTAGAATGCTGTGGAAAGTAGTCAAGGCTTTTCTAGATGCACGTACTCTAGCCAAGATTAAG GTGCTGGGATACAACTACCTTAATGATTTGCTTGAAGTTATTGACCTGAG TTACTTGCCCACATTTCTGGGTGGAAACTGCACGTGTTCTGACTACGGTGGCTGCTTGTTAAGTGACAAGGGACCCTGGAATGATCCAGACATTGCAGAAATTGTTCAG GCAATTACAACAACAGATGAGAACAACAATGGTGAGGAAGAAGAGATTGGAGCAGCTTCAAAGTCTGCCTTGGCACGCAATATG AAAATCAGGGGTTTGGAAACAGCACTTGCAGAGACCAAAACA AAAATTGAGGCATTGGAAGATCTACTTGATGAAACCAAGAGA GCCTTGGAAGGGCTGGCTCTGCATATTGAAGACCTAAGAGGTTTTTAG
- the LOC133778736 gene encoding probable aspartyl protease At4g16563, with amino-acid sequence MASSNALFLLCNILCFSLSFFFFFSVSFSEILLFPLTHSLSKTQFNTTHHLLKSTSARSLARFHRHSNNGNNHHQVSLPLSPGSDYTLSLTVGTNPPQPVSLYMDTGSDLVWFPCSPFECILCEGKYEPSSTPPPPKIPKNSTVKCKSPACTAAHSSHSSSDLCAMARCPLESIEISDCASFSCPPFYYAYADGSFIAQLHKHSLSVPTSSSPSLVLKDFTFGCAHTALGEPIGVAGFGRGLLSLPAQLATVSPHLGNHFSYCLVAHSFDTEKVRRPSPLILGRYDEKEKRVGDNRAEFTYTPMLDNPKHPYLYSIGLAGVTVGKKNVPAPAFLKSVDRKGNGGMAVDSGTTFTMLPTSLYDSVVAEFDRRVGRAHERAGEVEDATGLTPCYYYDKAIEVPVVALHFVGNKSSVVLPKRNYLYEFLDGGDGGLRKKRRVGCLMLMNGGDEKELSGGPGATLGNYQQQGFEVVYDLENRRVGFARRQCSLLWDSLTKL; translated from the coding sequence ATGGCTTCTTCCAATGCTCTGTTTTTGCTATGCAACATACTCTGTTTTAGtttaagcttcttcttcttcttctcagttTCCTTTTCTGAAATACTTCTATTCCCACTAACACATTCTCTATCCAAAACCCAATTCAACACAACTCACCACCTCCTCAAATCAACCTCCGCTCGCTCCTTAGCCCGCTTCCACCGCCACAGCAACAACGGCAACAACCACCACCaagtctctctccctctctctccggGAAGTGACTACACGCTCTCTCTCACCGTCGGAACCAACCCTCCTCAGCCGGTTTCTCTATATATGGACACCGGAAGCGACCTCGTCTGGTTCCCTTGTTCTCCATTCGAATGCATACTCTGCGAAGGCAAATACGAACCCTCCTCCACTCCTCCGCCACCCAAAATCCCAAAAAACTCCACCGTCAAATGCAAGTCCCCGGCTTGCACCGCCGCACACTCTTCTCACTCCTCCTCCGACCTCTGCGCCATGGCTCGATGCCCTCTTGAATCCATCGAGATATCTGATTGTGCCTCTTTCTCTTGTCCACCTTTCTACTATGCATACGCCGATGGAAGCTTCATTGCTCAGCTTCATAAGCACAGTTTATCGGTACCCACTTCGTCTTCTCCGTCGTTGGTTCTTAAAGACTTCACCTTTGGTTGTGCTCACACGGCTCTCGGCGAGCCCATTGGAGTCGCCGGCTTCGGCCGTGGTTTGCTTTCTTTACCGGCTCAGCTAGCCACCGTCTCTCCTCACCTCGGGAACCACTTCTCTTACTGTTTAGTCGCTCACTCTTTCGACACAGAGAAAGTCCGGCGACCGAGTCCGCTCATTCTCGGCCGTTACGACGAGAAAGAGAAGAGAGTCGGTGATAACAGAGCTGAGTTTACGTACACGCCAATGCTCGACAATCCAAAACACCCGTATTTATACTCGATAGGACTCGCCGGAGTCACAGTCGGAAAGAAGAACGTTCCGGCGCCGGCGTTTCTGAAGAGTGTGGACAGAAAGGGCAATGGTGGGATGGCGGTGGATTCGGGGACGACGTTCACGATGTTGCCCACGAGTCTGTACGACTCGGTGGTGGCTGAGTTCGACCGGCGAGTCGGGCGAGCTCACGAGCGAGCTGGCGAGGTGGAGGACGCGACGGGGCTGACGCCGTGTTATTACTACGATAAGGCGATTGAGGTCCCGGTGGTGGCACTGCATTTTGTGGGGAACAAATCGAGTGTGGTGCTGCCCAAGAGAAACTATTTGTACGAGTTTTTGGACGGTGGTGATGGAGGGTTGAGAAAGAAGAGGAGAGTGGGGTGTCTGATGTTGATGAACGGTGGTGATGAGAAGGAGCTTAGTGGTGGGCCCGGGGCGACACTTGGCAACTATCAGCAGCAAGGGTTCGAGGTGGTGTATGATTTGGAGAATCGAAGGGTCGGGTTTGCTCGGAGGCAATGCTCCTTGCTCTGGGACAGTTTAACCAAGCTCTAA
- the LOC133778732 gene encoding L-lactate dehydrogenase B-like, whose translation MQKSESTSSLGPGGLDLSNAFFRPIHSAAPPSPTKRHTKISVIGAGNVGMAIAQTILTQDLADELVLVDAKPEKLRGEMLDLQHAAAFLPRTKIIASVDYDVTVGSDLCIVTAGARQIPGESRLNLLQRNVALFRHIIPPLAKFSPETILLIVSNPVDVLTYVSWKLSGFPSNRVIGSGTNLDSSRFRFLIADHLDVNAQDVQAYIIGEHGDTSVALWSSISVGGVPVLSFLERQQIPYEKETLENIHKQVIDSAYEVISLKGYTSWAIGYSAANLARSILRDQRKIHPVSVLATGFYGIGGGQVFLSLPAQLGRGGVLGVTNVHLSEEEEQRLKDSAKTILEVQSQLGL comes from the exons ATGCAGAAGAGTGAGTCAACTTCGTCCCTAGGGCCAGGAGGCCTCGACCTATCGAATGCCTTCTTCAGGCCAATCCACAGCGCCGCCCCACCTTCCCCCACCAAACGCCACACCAAGATCTCCGTCATCGGAGCCGGAAACGTCGGCATGGCCATAGCCCAAACCATCCTCACCCAAGACCTAGCCGATGAGCTCGTCCTCGTCGACGCCAAGCCCGAAAAGCTCCGCGGCGAGATGCTTGACCTCCAGCACGCCGCTGCCTTCCTCCCCCGGACCAAGATCATCGCCTCCGTCGACTACGACGTCACCGTCGGATCCGATCTCTGCATTGTCACCGCTGGCGCCCGCCAGATCCCCGGCGAGTCCAGGCTTAATTTGCTCCAGAGAAACGTTGCTCTGTTTCGGCACATCATACCTCCGCTGGCCAAATTCTCACCGGAAACCATTCTGTTGATCGTATCTAATCCCGTCGATGTGCTGACGTATGTGTCTTGGAAGTTATCCGGGTTTCCTTCGAATCGGGTTATCGGATCGGGTACGAATCTGGACTCCTCTCGGTTCCGGTTCCTCATCGCCGATCATCTTGATGTTAACGCTCAAGATGTGCAG GCTTACATAATTGGGGAGCACGGGGACACTTCAGTGGCGCTATGGTCAAGCATCAGCGTAGGAGGAGTGCCGGTGCTTAGCTTCTTAGAAAGGCAACAAATACCATACGAGAAAGAAACATTGGAGAACATTCACAAGCAAGTGATAGACAGTGCATACGAAGTCATAAGCCTCAAGGGCTACACATCTTGGGCCATAGGATACTCGGCAGCCAACCTTGCTCGAAGCATACTCAGAGACCAGAGGAAGATCCACCCGGTGTCGGTCCTCGCCACCGGGTTCTACGGCATTGGCGGCGgccaagtgttcttgagcttgcctGCGCAGCTGGGAAGGGGTGGTGTTTTGGGAGTGACTAATGTGCATCTCTCGGAGGAGGAGGAGCAGAGGCTCAAGGACTCTGCCAAAACCATCCTAGAAGTGCAGTCTCAGTTGGGATTGTGA
- the LOC133778734 gene encoding uncharacterized protein LOC133778734 isoform X1 encodes MGGHGGLNILPQKRWNVYNFDNREKVRKDEEAAAKEEQLKREQSRKRDTEFRIEQLRTARGLAPLIQPSESKPKETEPKETEPKESEPKSAHINLFEGIRIFDPIKGGLEKEKKGDTEKIDGFNKKLRRMIKKEEPKVVTAEDEKYRLGYGLAGKGVKLPWYLEKPSENVSGEGARDCNGFSSDEEEEGKKKGKKTLQELREERLRREKREKERERALVMEKSHRSIRDGANPRHRNFSSTSDRDRDRDRDKYNPSPKRRKFSGRVDTIRYQCIAA; translated from the exons ATGGGTGGCCATGGAGGTCTGAATATTCTTCCCCAGAAACGATGGAATGTGTACAACTTCGATAACAGAGAGAAGGTCCGCAAAGATGAAGAAGCCGCCGCTAAAGAAGAGCAGCTCAAGCGCGAGCAATCTCGAAAACGCGATACCGAATTTCGTATCGAACAGCTCCGCACCGCTCGTGGCTTGGCTCCTCTCATCCAACCCAGCGAATCCAAACCCAAGGAGACCGAACCCAAGGAAACCGAACCCAAGGAATCTGAACCTAAGTCCGCTCACATTAATCTCTTTGAGGGAATCAGGATTTTTGATCCCATTAAAGGAGGGttagagaaggagaagaagggtgACACTGAAAAAATTGATGGGTTTAATAAGAAGTTGAGGAGGATGATAAAGAAAGAGGAGCCTAAGGTTGTGACTGCGGAGGATGAGAAGTACAGGTTGGGTTATGGCCTTGCTGGGAAAGGAGTAAAGTTGCCTTGGTATCTTGAGAAACCAAGTGAGAATGTGAGTGGTGAGGGAGCAAGGGACTGTAATGGGTTTtcttctgatgaagaagaagaggggaAGAAGAAGGGAAAGAAGACTTTGCAAGAGTTGAGGGAAGAACGGCTTAGAAGAGAAAAGCGGGAGAAGGAAAGAGAACGTGCTTTGGTAATGGAGAAAAGCCATAGGAGTATTAGAGATGGAGCTAATCCCAGGCATAGAAACTTCTCTTCAACCAG tGACAGAGATAGAGATAGGGACAGAGACAAATACAATCCCAGCCCCAAGCGTAGGAAGTTTTCCGGGAG GGTTGACACAATAAGATATCAATGTATAGCTGCTTAG
- the LOC133778735 gene encoding vesicle-associated protein 1-2-like encodes MSTGDLLSIDPLELKFNFELKKQICCSLQLSNKTDSYVAFKVKTTNPKKYCVRPNTGVVLPRSTCDVIVTMQAQKEAPADMQCRDKFLLQSVKVNDGIAAKDINAEMFNKEAGHIVEECKLRVVYASPPQPPSPVAEGSDEGSSPRGSVTENGNSNGAEFTNAARALADRPEFQEKSSEAKALISRLTEEKNNAVQQNNKLRQELELLRRESSKSGSGGISIMVVIFIGLLGIILGYLMKRT; translated from the exons ATGAGCACAGGGGACCTTCTCAGCATCGACCCTCTCGAGCTCAAGTTTAACT TCGAATTGAAGAAGCAGATCTGTTGTTCGCTACAATTGTCCAATAAGACCGATAGTTATGTGGCTTTCAAG GTCAAAACTACGAACCCTAAGAAATACTGTGTTCGTCCCAACACGGGAGTCGTCTTACCACGTTCCACATGTGATGTTATAG TCACAATGCAAGCACAAAAGGAGGCCCCTGCTGATATGCAATGCAGGGACAAGTTTCTACTCCAGAGCGTGAAAGTGAATGATGGTATAGCTGCCAAGGATATTAATGCGGAAATG TTTAACAAGGAGGCAGGGCACATTGTTGAGGAATGCAAATTGAGAGTGGTTTATGCTTCTCCTCCTCAACCACCCTCTCCAGTGGCAGAAGGTTCAGATGAGGGTTCTTCACCGAGGGGATCTGTTACGGAGAATGGAAATTCTAATGGTGCTGAGTTTACCAAT GCTGCAAGGGCGTTGGCTGATCGGCCTGAGTTTCAGGAAAAATCTTCAGAG GCAAAAGCTCTTATTTCGAGATTGACTGAGGAAAAGAACAATGCAGTTCAACAAAATAACAAGCTTCGCCAGGAACTG GAACTTCTGAGACGCGAAAGCAGCAAAAGCGGCAGTGGTGGTATTTCAATCATGGTTGTCATCTTTATCGGCTTGCTTGGCATAATTTTGGGATATCTTATGAAGAGGACATAA